The following are from one region of the Bacteroidetes bacterium GWF2_43_63 genome:
- a CDS encoding dihydropteroate synthase: MESAVKKFSLNIRGSLHEFDFPAVMGIINITPDSYFSASRTEDEKQACERCSRLISEGASMIDVGAVSTRPGSEYPGTAEEINRLMRVFPMLRKEFPDAIFSIDTSNASVARQLLDEGADIINDISAGDHDVQMLPLVAEKKSPYIMMHMRGWPKDMQSHTQYTDVVKEINDYFAAKIEILQQLGLSDVIVDPGFGFSKTTEQNYSLLKNLSAFTFHNKPLLVGISRKSMIYKALKSTPEDVLPGTIALQTIALLKGASILRVHDVAAAMQCIRVIEML; encoded by the coding sequence ATGGAATCAGCAGTTAAAAAATTCTCACTGAATATTCGCGGAAGCTTGCATGAATTTGACTTTCCGGCAGTGATGGGTATTATTAATATTACGCCCGACTCCTATTTTTCGGCAAGCAGAACTGAAGATGAAAAACAGGCCTGTGAAAGATGTAGCAGACTGATATCCGAAGGTGCGTCGATGATTGATGTAGGTGCCGTGAGCACGCGTCCCGGTTCTGAATATCCGGGCACAGCGGAAGAAATCAACCGTCTTATGCGCGTTTTCCCGATGCTGCGAAAAGAATTTCCCGATGCGATTTTTTCCATCGACACCTCGAATGCCTCAGTAGCGCGCCAATTGCTTGATGAGGGTGCTGACATTATCAACGATATTTCTGCCGGTGACCATGATGTTCAAATGCTTCCGCTGGTAGCAGAGAAAAAAAGTCCATACATAATGATGCATATGCGTGGCTGGCCGAAGGATATGCAGAGCCATACCCAATATACTGATGTGGTGAAAGAAATCAATGATTATTTTGCTGCCAAAATTGAAATTCTGCAACAGTTGGGCCTTTCAGACGTTATTGTTGATCCGGGTTTTGGCTTTTCAAAAACAACAGAGCAGAATTATTCCCTTTTAAAAAACCTTTCGGCATTTACTTTTCACAACAAGCCGTTGCTTGTTGGCATCAGCCGAAAATCGATGATTTATAAAGCTTTGAAAAGCACCCCTGAAGATGTTTTGCCAGGTACCATTGCGTTGCAAACCATCGCGTTGCTGAAAGGCGCTTCAATCCTTCGTGTTCACGATGTTGCCGCAGCAATGCAGTGTATTCGGGTGATTGAAATGCTCTGA